CGGCCGCACACAGTGGGAGCCGCCCCTGGGCGACTCTGAATTCGCCTCGCGCAGCGGACCACCGCCCGAGTCGGACTCGTATTATCGTGCTGGcccgccaccgccgccgaTGGGATACGGTGGACCCCCGCCTGGCGGACCGGAGGGGTATGCGTCGCCGCCACCGCAGGGCGATTATTATTCGCAGGAAGAcgagaaggcgaagaagaagagtgaTCGGAAGAAGTATCTTCTGGGGGGTGCTGCGGGGTTGGCGTTGGGGGCTGCGGGGGGTGCGTTTATTGCGCATGAGATGGGTACGTTTTCCTTTATGATTCTAAATATGGAACATGTGGGATGGTGCTAACTAGTGCAGGCGAGGATAGTTCCTCCgacgaagagaaagaaagggagcACGAGCGAGAAGAGCGTGAGGAGCGCGAAGAGGCGTATTCGGACCGGGGGGATGATTATCCCCCGCCTGATGACTGGTGAATGCGAGCGTTCTCGTAGACGTGCTGAGTTTAGTAAATATGGTGAAATATCAAATCATTCCGATGGCGTGCATTGTTTTTGTAGAGAAAAAAGACCCTGTAAATCCGGCGATCGTGAAGTTTTGTGTTTGCATTGGGTGCAAACATTCTACAGCCTTATTGGGCTGAACGCAGTCTTGTGAGCATTGCGGGCCTTTGGGCTTCCAGCTAGTGTTGAATTTCATGTCCTTTAGAATCTTGAAAGCAAGACACACTTGGAAGTAGTTACTTTGTGGTTGGGAGAGAATTGGACTCCGTACTATGGTATGTGTTGAGAAGCACGGATATATATTGCCTCGGGCCAGTTCAACCTCCTAGGGAATAGATTGAAAAGACAAGGTGTACGAAGAAACTACATCAGAAGCGGAACGATAGATGGATGATAGATGGATGATAGTAAAGAGACGATCGATTGATGCAGAAAAGTAGAATACAAGCGCGGGACATGGCCACACTTCCATAAAGAAAGCCTTCATGTAGAACGTTCCGTACAGCTCCAAGAGCAGGTATTCCATTTGAATCTAAAGGATATACGCCTGCAGAGACAACCGTAGTATATCTTGAAGGCAATGGATTAAATTAATTGAAGCACGCAGAAAATCAAAGCTCACGAAAAAGCTGCACCAGCAGCAAGAGTATCAGATTGTTGCATAAAAAGAGCAGGCAAAAGAAAAGTTACCCGAAAGAAgtagagaaaaagaaggccaAATTCAGTCTGAATAACAATAGAGCAATCTACCATACAACATTCTcatcccatccaccatccgcGTATCCGGAATTACTGGCCAGGACCCGCGAAATCGCTGGACTGTGCACTATCCGGGTAGAAGAACGTAGCGACTGCGATAATCACATAGGCGGCTATGAGAAGAGCACCCTCGAGATAGTTACTGCGACCATCGAGGACCAGGAAATTGACGACAAAGGCAGTAACAAACAGACAGATGGTCTCGAACAGCGTAAAGTACAAGGACATGTCCTTGTCCATACACCAACCGAGAATAACGACCAATGGAGTGACGAAGATGGCAATTTGAATACTACTTCCGACAGACACACCAATCGATAGATCCATCTTGTTCTTGGTAGCCACACTGACAGCGGTAACGTGCTCCGCAGCGTTACCCACAATGGGCAGAATGATCAAACCAATAAAAGCCTCGCTGACGTTGGAGCTTTCGATCATCATCGGAATAGCGTCAACTAGGAACTCAGCGCAGACCGCGACAAGAGCAGTGGAAATGATCAACATGACCACGGCGGCGGTACGGGACATTTCAGGCTGCACGGTCGGGGGTGCCGTTTTGACAACGGCTGGGTCTTCGTCGTTAGGGTTAGGAAAGCGAGCAGCACCACGGGCATACTGCACTGCATTGCCAACCGGGGGCGGGCGGTTTATCCGACCTGGAAGAGAATTGGCGCGTCGGAGACCGTGTGCATTAGGAGCAGGTTGAGCGGCAGTCGGTTGTGGCTGGCCACTCGAAAACACGGTATTGGAAAGCAATGATGGCATAACCGGTCTAAAAGGCGATCTTCTCTTTGGAATGTCGGCGGCAGAGTCAAGATCTTCACGATTGACATTGGGTTCCGACAAGTGCGACTGGAGAGAAGGTCGTTTTGGCATGGGGGCGCTATCAACAAGTGCATCTTGCTTCTCAGCCATGACTTCTGATTTATGACGCCTCTTCTGCTCCTTTCTGGCCTTCCGAGCCTCCTTGGCAGGCTTCATGTCGACGCCGGATGGCTGCTGCCCGAAGTCTCGGGAACGGGGCATCTCCAGTCGTCTGGCATCGTCGTCCGCGTCGTATCGCACGTCATCGCCAAATTCGACGGCACACGAAGCAGTATCGTCCGTGCCCAGGACAGAGTTGGAATTGTTAGCGGTTGCAGGGCGAGGCATTTCGGTCAGCTTTCGGCGGATCGACTGTCGCGTGGCAGTTCCTTTGGAACTAACGCTGGACTTGCGATGCCTTCTGGACTTCATAGCCTTCTTGATACGTTTGGCGGTGGTCCAGGATGTTGTGGTATCGTCCGAGTCACTGGAGGAACTGCTGGACGAATCGGAAGAATTCATCAACTCCGCCAGGACACCCGGGTGAGATTCTTCGTCGATAATTTGCTGAGGGATACTGGCGTAGAGGTACGAGTGCGACTTGAGTTGAAAGATAATGTAGAGAATGTACACCAGCAACAAGACGACGCTCGTTCCACGGCTGACCTTCAGGGTATATCGATCGGCGACTGCACTGTTGGACCATGAGGCATGGAATGCGGTCGGGAGCAGCAAACTCATGACACTTAAACTGAGGAGACAGGCGCTCATTTGAGTGACGGTGCTGTTGTAGATCTGTTCCTGGAAACGGAGACCTCCCAGGAGGAAGGCCATTCCCAGAATCAGGAGTAGATTTGCCAGAATCGAACCGAGCAGCGAGGCTTGAACGATGCGGATTTCATTCTTGACCAGAGCAATAATGAAAATGATCAGCTCGACTGCATTTCCAAAGGTGACGTTGATGAGTGCACCAATGGTATCTCCTAGGCGGCTTGCGACACACTCAGTAGCATGACTCAACAAACCAGCCAGAGGGATGATGGCAACTGCGTTCATGGCGAAGATGATGGCAGGATCCAAGCCGACAGCCTCGACGGCAATACCAATTGGTACGAAGACCAAGAGGACATTGACCCAGCTGTGAAAGAGGGCTGTCTTGGTGTGTTTGCAGAAACGGATCGAGCCATTTTTGGCGCGGACCAATAGGCCAGGCTTTTGTTCATCGGTTTTGTTTTCCGTACTCGACCCCGACTCCGCGGCCGGGGTCTCTGCGGGAGGAGTCACTTGGGCATCTTGACTAGGGGCGGAAGGCTGTATATCGGGGGGTTCTTCAGCGGCTTCCTTGCTGGGTTCTTGCGAGGGTAGACTGCCATCGAACGCGTGAGCTTTCGCCCACGAGTGAATCCGGTCTGAATACGGGTGTTAGTGACAGGACAAACAGCCATTCCTGTGTGGTAGGGAAAGGAACTCACGCATGTATTATGGACTGGGTCCTGGGGGATAGTCACAGGCACTAGCCTAGGTCCGAGGACTGAAGTAGAGCGATAAAAAgtgga
The sequence above is a segment of the Aspergillus chevalieri M1 DNA, chromosome 6, nearly complete sequence genome. Coding sequences within it:
- a CDS encoding putative membrane bound cation transporter (COG:P;~EggNog:ENOG410PGJU;~InterPro:IPR004837;~PFAM:PF01699;~TransMembrane:11 (i88-109o115-135i147-169o175-198i219-238o250-268i568-591o603-626i633-658o664-687i694-714o);~go_component: GO:0016021 - integral component of membrane [Evidence IEA];~go_process: GO:0055085 - transmembrane transport [Evidence IEA]); this translates as MHRIHSWAKAHAFDGSLPSQEPSKEAAEEPPDIQPSAPSQDAQVTPPAETPAAESGSSTENKTDEQKPGLLVRAKNGSIRFCKHTKTALFHSWVNVLLVFVPIGIAVEAVGLDPAIIFAMNAVAIIPLAGLLSHATECVASRLGDTIGALINVTFGNAVELIIFIIALVKNEIRIVQASLLGSILANLLLILGMAFLLGGLRFQEQIYNSTVTQMSACLLSLSVMSLLLPTAFHASWSNSAVADRYTLKVSRGTSVVLLLVYILYIIFQLKSHSYLYASIPQQIIDEESHPGVLAELMNSSDSSSSSSSDSDDTTTSWTTAKRIKKAMKSRRHRKSSVSSKGTATRQSIRRKLTEMPRPATANNSNSVLGTDDTASCAVEFGDDVRYDADDDARRLEMPRSRDFGQQPSGVDMKPAKEARKARKEQKRRHKSEVMAEKQDALVDSAPMPKRPSLQSHLSEPNVNREDLDSAADIPKRRSPFRPVMPSLLSNTVFSSGQPQPTAAQPAPNAHGLRRANSLPGRINRPPPVGNAVQYARGAARFPNPNDEDPAVVKTAPPTVQPEMSRTAAVVMLIISTALVAVCAEFLVDAIPMMIESSNVSEAFIGLIILPIVGNAAEHVTAVSVATKNKMDLSIGVSVGSSIQIAIFVTPLVVILGWCMDKDMSLYFTLFETICLFVTAFVVNFLVLDGRSNYLEGALLIAAYVIIAVATFFYPDSAQSSDFAGPGQ